The following proteins are encoded in a genomic region of Saccharopolyspora antimicrobica:
- a CDS encoding glutathionylspermidine synthase family protein, with amino-acid sequence MRRRTTERRPDWQAKVEELGLVFGTPARAADGSARPYWDEGAHYEFSLDEVLSLEADVELLHSMCLDAVDHVVTTERYKDFGIPEWVWPRIAESWKRGDPHLYGRFDLRYDGTGPAKLLEYNADTPTSLLEAAVVQWHWLTECHEGDDQWNSIHEKLVERWGEIKDQLATNEVHFTWSSADSTGEDNITAAYLQETAAEAGLDTVGLAIEEIGWDNLLERFVDLEEAPMNSVVKIYPWEWMVDDEFGKHAVGTLPATQWIEPLWKMLLSNKALLAILWEMHPGHPNLLPTFLDQPGLLTEYVRKPRLGREGNNISVVAPGWETETAGIYGEEGYVYQAFDPLPEFDGMRPALGAWVVGDSSAGLGIRETAGLITDDGAAFVPHRIPGGS; translated from the coding sequence GTGCGACGCAGGACTACCGAACGGCGGCCGGACTGGCAGGCCAAGGTCGAGGAGCTGGGGCTCGTCTTCGGCACGCCCGCCCGCGCGGCGGACGGCTCGGCGCGGCCCTACTGGGACGAGGGCGCGCACTACGAGTTCAGCCTCGACGAGGTGCTCTCCCTGGAGGCCGACGTCGAACTGCTGCACTCGATGTGCTTGGACGCGGTGGACCACGTGGTCACCACCGAGCGCTACAAGGACTTCGGCATCCCGGAGTGGGTGTGGCCGCGCATCGCCGAGTCCTGGAAGCGCGGCGACCCGCATCTCTACGGCCGGTTCGACCTGCGCTACGACGGCACCGGCCCGGCCAAGCTGCTGGAGTACAACGCCGACACGCCGACCTCGCTGTTGGAGGCCGCGGTGGTGCAGTGGCACTGGCTGACCGAGTGCCACGAGGGCGACGACCAGTGGAACTCCATCCACGAGAAGCTGGTGGAGCGCTGGGGCGAGATCAAGGACCAGCTGGCGACCAACGAGGTGCACTTCACCTGGTCCTCCGCCGACAGCACCGGTGAGGACAACATCACCGCCGCCTACCTGCAGGAGACCGCGGCGGAGGCGGGCCTGGACACCGTCGGCCTGGCGATCGAGGAGATCGGCTGGGACAACCTGCTGGAGCGCTTCGTCGACCTCGAAGAGGCGCCGATGAACTCCGTCGTCAAGATCTACCCCTGGGAGTGGATGGTCGACGACGAGTTCGGCAAGCACGCGGTCGGCACGCTGCCCGCCACCCAGTGGATCGAACCGCTGTGGAAGATGCTGCTGTCGAACAAGGCGCTGCTGGCGATCCTGTGGGAGATGCACCCCGGGCACCCGAACCTGCTGCCGACGTTCCTGGATCAGCCGGGCCTGCTCACCGAGTACGTCCGCAAGCCGCGGCTGGGCCGCGAGGGCAACAACATCTCCGTGGTGGCGCCGGGCTGGGAGACCGAGACGGCCGGCATCTACGGCGAGGAGGGCTACGTCTACCAGGCGTTCGACCCGCTGCCGGAGTTCGACGGCATGCGCCCGGCCCTCGGCGCCTGGGTGGTCGGCGACTCCTCGGCGGGCCTCGGCATCCGCGAAACGGCGGGCCTGATCACCGACGACGGCGCGGCCTTCGTCCCGCACCGGATCCCCGGCGGCAGCTGA
- a CDS encoding septum formation family protein — MAAPDAPQSPSRKKPNTRLVMICAVLGALLVLVVSALLNWPTGGSSRSGGPNQLGQSPAPKVVFSAPPGSCLNWAEPDASDIRQVTCAEPHLFEVTGTADLGPEFGPQAPFPNTEQWQELKQERCVEVSTGFLSGRFDPNGRFSVGAFTPSEDGWADGDRKLHCGLQQPGPSGKLYPITGSASTMDQSNTYPEGRCLGVNGTAVWDPVDCARPHSVEITGVVDLADQFPGGYPEEKAQDDFLFGRCEEMTGRYAGGPTVAKDKGLVVYWDTLPQESWDAGSRQVNCKVSAQLPDGSGLAPVTGSVKGEVRVGTEPAPRVTAPGEPGAPATEPR; from the coding sequence ATGGCCGCGCCCGATGCACCCCAGAGCCCCAGCCGGAAGAAGCCGAACACCCGGCTGGTGATGATCTGCGCCGTGCTCGGCGCGCTGCTGGTCCTGGTGGTCAGCGCGCTGCTGAACTGGCCGACCGGCGGGTCCTCGCGCAGCGGCGGGCCCAACCAGCTCGGCCAGTCCCCGGCGCCGAAGGTGGTGTTCAGCGCACCGCCGGGCAGCTGCCTGAACTGGGCCGAGCCCGACGCCTCGGACATCCGCCAGGTGACCTGCGCCGAGCCGCACCTGTTCGAGGTCACCGGCACCGCCGACCTGGGCCCGGAGTTCGGCCCGCAGGCCCCGTTCCCGAACACCGAGCAGTGGCAGGAGCTCAAGCAGGAGCGCTGCGTGGAGGTCTCCACCGGGTTCCTGTCCGGCCGGTTCGACCCCAACGGCCGGTTCAGCGTCGGCGCCTTCACGCCCAGCGAGGACGGCTGGGCCGACGGCGACCGGAAGCTGCACTGCGGCCTCCAGCAGCCCGGCCCGTCCGGCAAGCTCTACCCGATCACCGGCAGCGCCTCGACGATGGACCAGTCCAACACCTACCCGGAGGGCCGCTGCCTCGGCGTCAACGGCACCGCGGTGTGGGACCCGGTGGACTGCGCGCGGCCGCACTCGGTGGAGATCACCGGCGTGGTCGACCTCGCCGACCAGTTCCCCGGCGGCTACCCGGAGGAGAAGGCCCAGGACGACTTCCTGTTCGGCCGGTGCGAGGAGATGACCGGCCGCTACGCGGGCGGCCCGACGGTGGCCAAGGACAAGGGCCTCGTCGTCTACTGGGACACCCTCCCGCAGGAGAGCTGGGACGCCGGATCGCGGCAGGTCAACTGCAAGGTGAGCGCGCAGCTGCCGGACGGCAGCGGGCTGGCGCCGGTGACCGGCAGCGTCAAGGGCGAGGTGCGCGTCGGCACCGAGCCCGCGCCGCGCGTCACCGCTCCCGGCGAGCCCGGCGCACCCGCCACCGAGCCGCGCTGA
- a CDS encoding metallopeptidase family protein produces the protein MPVEMTRARFEELVADALDLLPAEFAAAMNNVVVLVEDANPEDPALLGLYEGIALTERDSTYAGVMPDRITIYREPLLEMCADEEELVDEIAVTVIHEIAHHFGIDDDKLHALGWG, from the coding sequence ATGCCGGTGGAGATGACCCGCGCCCGGTTCGAGGAGCTCGTCGCGGACGCGCTGGATCTGCTGCCCGCGGAGTTCGCGGCCGCGATGAACAACGTCGTGGTCCTGGTCGAGGACGCCAATCCCGAGGACCCGGCGCTGCTCGGCCTGTACGAGGGCATCGCGCTGACCGAGCGCGACAGCACCTACGCCGGGGTCATGCCGGACCGGATCACGATCTACCGCGAGCCGCTGCTGGAGATGTGCGCCGACGAGGAGGAGCTGGTCGACGAGATCGCGGTGACGGTGATCCACGAGATCGCCCACCACTTCGGCATCGACGACGACAAGCTCCACGCCCTCGGCTGGGGCTGA
- a CDS encoding histidine phosphatase family protein: MSGLELAAPTGLRLVLIRHGQTPANVAHLLDTLPPGPGLTELGQQQAAELAVRLAEEKIVSIHASRAIRAQETAQPLAQRHELPVEVVEGTHEVYVGDLERRGDPEALRSFHEVYSLWHGGELDVPMPGGETGREALTRFVAGARSAIDGVGDGSVALVSHGAMLRLAASALASNVDGATANSVFLPNTGVIVLESDPEAPTGWTCTAWDGLPAL; encoded by the coding sequence ATGAGCGGGCTGGAACTGGCAGCGCCCACCGGACTGCGCCTGGTCCTGATCCGCCACGGCCAGACCCCGGCCAACGTGGCTCACTTGCTCGACACGCTGCCGCCCGGCCCCGGCCTGACCGAGCTCGGGCAGCAGCAGGCGGCGGAGCTGGCGGTGCGGCTGGCCGAGGAGAAGATCGTCTCGATCCACGCGAGCCGGGCGATCCGCGCCCAGGAGACGGCGCAGCCGCTGGCGCAGCGCCACGAGCTGCCCGTCGAGGTCGTCGAGGGCACGCACGAGGTCTACGTCGGTGACCTGGAGCGCCGGGGCGACCCGGAGGCGCTGCGGAGCTTCCACGAGGTCTACTCGCTGTGGCACGGCGGCGAGCTCGACGTGCCGATGCCGGGTGGCGAGACCGGCCGCGAGGCGCTGACCAGGTTCGTCGCCGGAGCGCGCAGCGCGATCGACGGCGTAGGGGACGGCTCGGTGGCACTGGTCAGCCACGGCGCGATGCTGCGCCTGGCGGCCTCCGCGCTGGCCTCGAACGTCGACGGCGCGACGGCCAACTCGGTCTTCCTGCCGAACACCGGCGTGATCGTCCTGGAATCCGACCCCGAAGCCCCGACCGGCTGGACCTGCACGGCCTGGGACGGCCTCCCGGCGCTCTAA
- the pheA gene encoding prephenate dehydratase, with protein MPQIAYLGPAGTFTEQATRSLTGDFDAELVPFETVPLALTAVRRGEVLAAGVPVENSVEGSVPATLDALTTDEPLVAVQEALLPVQFDLLVRPGTEQSAIRTVASHPHALAQVRDWLAANLPGAEVRATSSTAAGAAAVAAGEFDAAISAPVALEHYPSLERLVGGIADVRDAVTRFLLVRRPGKLPEPTGADRTSVCAVIGDEVGSLAELLAELSLRGINLSRIESRPIKDRFGEYRFFLDFDGHVADARIGDALTALRRRCSTVRFLGSYPKADRTPASVRETASEQAFRLSAQWVEDVRAGRLA; from the coding sequence GTGCCACAAATCGCGTACCTCGGCCCGGCGGGCACCTTCACCGAGCAAGCCACCAGGTCGCTCACCGGGGACTTCGACGCCGAACTCGTGCCGTTCGAGACCGTCCCGCTGGCGCTGACCGCGGTGCGCCGCGGCGAGGTGCTGGCGGCCGGCGTTCCGGTGGAGAACTCGGTGGAGGGCTCGGTGCCCGCGACCCTCGACGCGCTGACCACCGACGAACCGCTGGTCGCCGTCCAGGAAGCCCTGCTGCCGGTGCAGTTCGACCTGCTGGTCAGACCGGGCACCGAGCAGAGCGCGATCCGCACCGTGGCCAGCCACCCGCACGCGCTCGCGCAGGTCCGCGACTGGCTCGCGGCGAACCTGCCCGGCGCGGAGGTGCGGGCCACCAGCTCGACCGCGGCCGGTGCGGCGGCAGTGGCGGCCGGCGAGTTCGACGCGGCGATCTCCGCGCCGGTCGCCCTCGAGCACTACCCGTCGCTGGAACGGCTGGTCGGCGGCATCGCCGACGTGCGCGATGCGGTGACCCGGTTCCTGCTGGTCCGCCGCCCCGGCAAGCTCCCGGAACCGACCGGCGCGGACCGCACCTCGGTGTGCGCGGTGATCGGCGACGAGGTCGGCTCGCTCGCCGAGCTGCTCGCCGAGCTGTCGCTGCGCGGCATCAACCTCAGCCGCATCGAGTCCCGCCCGATCAAGGACCGCTTCGGCGAGTACCGGTTCTTCCTGGACTTCGACGGCCACGTCGCGGACGCCCGCATCGGCGACGCGCTGACCGCCCTGCGCCGCAGGTGCAGCACGGTCCGCTTCCTCGGCTCCTACCCGAAGGCCGACCGCACCCCGGCCAGCGTCCGCGAAACGGCCTCCGAACAGGCCTTCCGCCTCTCCGCCCAGTGGGTCGAAGACGTCCGAGCAGGACGGCTCGCATGA
- a CDS encoding macro domain-containing protein yields MTADSGRSSEGAEPELQLVLCALDEPLAAAWQEIADDRAGLSVHRGSVLDLTVDAVVSPANSYGWMRGGIDAVYARAFPEVEEQVRSAVLAYHGGELPVGEALLVPTGAPNPIWLISAPTMREPGELLPADTVHPYLAARAVLRLWASAVLENGALVRQVVRSIAMPGLGTGVGGVAPDLCARQIAAAWDEVFTHVDQR; encoded by the coding sequence GTGACCGCAGATTCGGGGCGCTCGTCGGAGGGAGCGGAGCCGGAGCTGCAGCTCGTCCTGTGCGCGTTGGACGAGCCGCTGGCCGCAGCCTGGCAGGAGATCGCAGACGACCGCGCCGGACTCAGCGTCCACCGGGGTTCGGTGCTGGACCTCACGGTCGACGCGGTGGTGAGCCCGGCGAACTCCTACGGCTGGATGCGCGGCGGCATCGACGCCGTGTACGCGCGGGCCTTCCCGGAGGTGGAGGAGCAGGTGCGCAGCGCCGTGCTCGCCTACCACGGCGGGGAGCTGCCGGTCGGCGAGGCGCTGCTGGTGCCCACCGGTGCGCCGAACCCGATCTGGCTGATCAGCGCGCCCACCATGCGGGAGCCCGGGGAGCTGTTGCCGGCCGACACCGTGCACCCCTACCTGGCGGCGCGCGCGGTGCTGCGGCTCTGGGCCAGCGCGGTGCTGGAGAACGGCGCGCTGGTGCGGCAGGTGGTGCGGTCGATCGCGATGCCCGGGCTGGGCACCGGCGTCGGCGGCGTGGCGCCGGACCTGTGCGCGCGGCAGATCGCCGCCGCGTGGGACGAGGTCTTCACCCACGTCGATCAGCGCTGA
- a CDS encoding DoxX family protein yields MLIRRLARPMLAAVFIYGGIGSLRDAPNHAKAAAPLLEKATGPIKDSLPEQVPTDPETLVRIDGAVKIGAGVMLALGKFPRLSALLLAGSVVPTTLAAHAFWEISDPQERANQQVHFLKNLGLLGGLLLTAVDTGGKPSVGYRAKRRARKVSAQAHHTADAVRGMAKIKK; encoded by the coding sequence ATGCTGATTCGCCGTTTGGCCCGACCGATGCTCGCCGCGGTGTTCATCTACGGCGGGATCGGGTCGCTGCGCGACGCGCCGAACCACGCCAAAGCGGCGGCCCCGCTGCTGGAGAAGGCCACCGGACCGATCAAGGACTCGCTGCCCGAGCAGGTGCCCACCGACCCGGAGACGCTGGTGCGCATCGACGGCGCGGTCAAGATCGGGGCGGGCGTGATGCTGGCGCTCGGCAAGTTCCCGCGGCTGTCCGCCCTGCTGCTGGCGGGCAGCGTCGTGCCGACGACGCTGGCCGCGCACGCCTTCTGGGAGATCTCCGACCCGCAGGAACGCGCCAACCAGCAGGTCCACTTCCTCAAGAACCTCGGGCTGCTCGGCGGCCTGCTGCTGACCGCGGTGGACACCGGCGGCAAGCCCTCCGTCGGCTACCGGGCCAAGCGCCGCGCGCGCAAGGTCTCCGCCCAGGCCCACCACACCGCCGACGCGGTCAGGGGCATGGCGAAGATCAAGAAATAG
- a CDS encoding response regulator has protein sequence MPVSVLLVDDHEVVRRGLRDLLDTEEDVTIVAEAGGVGEALVRAQATVPDVAVIDMRLPDGDGLELCRRLRELPEPPYCLVLTAFDDEAALVGAINAGASGYLLKQVRGQDLVNAVREVAAGRSLLDPVTTGRVLARLRQSSNPEQDELASLTERERRVLELIGEGLTNRQIAEQLFLAEKTVKNYVTSVLAKLGMERRTQAAAWVARRQG, from the coding sequence GTGCCGGTGAGCGTGCTGCTAGTCGATGATCATGAGGTGGTCCGGCGCGGTCTGCGCGACCTGCTGGACACCGAGGAGGACGTCACGATCGTCGCCGAGGCCGGTGGCGTCGGCGAAGCGCTGGTGCGCGCGCAGGCGACCGTGCCCGACGTCGCCGTCATCGACATGCGGCTGCCCGACGGCGACGGCCTGGAGCTGTGCCGACGGCTCCGCGAGCTGCCCGAACCGCCGTACTGCCTGGTGCTGACCGCCTTCGACGACGAGGCCGCGCTGGTCGGGGCGATCAACGCCGGGGCCTCCGGCTACCTGCTCAAGCAGGTCCGGGGCCAGGACCTGGTCAACGCGGTCCGCGAGGTGGCGGCGGGCCGTTCGCTGCTGGACCCGGTCACCACCGGTCGGGTGCTGGCCCGGCTGCGCCAGTCCAGCAATCCGGAGCAGGACGAGCTGGCGTCGCTGACCGAGCGAGAGCGCCGGGTGCTGGAGCTGATCGGCGAGGGCCTGACCAACCGCCAGATCGCCGAACAGCTGTTCCTGGCGGAGAAGACGGTGAAGAACTACGTGACCTCGGTGCTGGCCAAGCTCGGCATGGAACGCCGCACCCAAGCCGCGGCCTGGGTCGCCCGCCGCCAGGGCTGA
- a CDS encoding GAF domain-containing sensor histidine kinase: MDSSLARRMLAASTEITRVALSAEDPDAVLPLVVRRAAELAEADLGVVTVRADDGRLTVEAAYGAPSATGPLGDPVGTVLSSRSAAARVARSGVPVVVDDLIDDPLTAPYVPAALRVYGPFAVAPFGTRERRLGALAVYRRRGASTFTRVAVDVLTSFAAQAGLALVLAEGSTARQRIAVYQERERIARDLHDVIVQRLYATGVQLEVLERRLSGQLAPADASRLSETMEQIDQAIAEVRATARTLRSADPETPDHAPALDDSMRSEVQIAGELLGRPPRLEIEGDLSDVPVQVADHARAALREALSNVVRHAGAKTVLVRVRRSTAGLLLQVVDDGCGIPRDVSKRGLRNLEERAVAAGGRCVLTSSPDSGTTVTWEVPLNAAT; the protein is encoded by the coding sequence ATGGATTCCTCCCTCGCCCGGCGAATGCTGGCGGCATCGACCGAGATCACCCGCGTGGCGCTGTCCGCGGAAGATCCCGACGCGGTGCTGCCGCTGGTCGTCCGCCGCGCCGCCGAACTGGCCGAGGCCGACCTCGGCGTCGTCACCGTCCGCGCCGACGACGGCCGCCTGACCGTCGAAGCGGCCTACGGCGCGCCGTCCGCGACCGGCCCGCTCGGTGACCCGGTCGGCACCGTCCTGTCCTCCCGGTCGGCCGCGGCGCGCGTCGCCCGCAGCGGTGTCCCGGTCGTCGTCGACGACCTCATCGACGACCCGCTGACGGCCCCGTACGTCCCGGCTGCGCTGCGGGTCTACGGCCCGTTCGCGGTCGCCCCGTTCGGAACCCGCGAACGCCGACTGGGCGCGCTGGCGGTCTACCGCAGGCGCGGCGCGAGCACGTTCACGCGAGTCGCGGTCGACGTGCTGACCTCGTTCGCCGCGCAGGCCGGGCTGGCGCTCGTGCTCGCCGAGGGCTCCACCGCGCGGCAGCGGATCGCGGTGTACCAGGAGCGGGAGCGCATCGCCCGCGATCTGCACGACGTGATCGTGCAGCGGCTCTACGCCACCGGCGTGCAGCTGGAGGTGCTGGAGCGGCGGCTGTCCGGGCAGCTCGCGCCCGCCGACGCCTCCCGGCTGTCGGAGACCATGGAGCAGATAGACCAGGCGATCGCCGAGGTCCGGGCCACCGCCCGCACGCTGCGCTCGGCCGACCCGGAAACCCCCGACCACGCGCCCGCGCTGGACGACTCGATGCGCTCCGAGGTGCAGATCGCCGGTGAGCTGCTGGGCCGCCCGCCGCGGCTGGAGATCGAGGGCGACCTGTCGGACGTGCCGGTCCAGGTCGCCGACCACGCCCGCGCCGCCCTGCGCGAAGCGCTGTCCAATGTGGTCAGACATGCCGGGGCGAAGACGGTGCTGGTCCGGGTCCGCCGCTCGACGGCCGGACTCCTCCTGCAGGTGGTCGACGACGGCTGCGGAATCCCGCGCGACGTGAGCAAGCGAGGCCTGCGGAACCTCGAAGAACGCGCGGTCGCAGCAGGAGGCCGCTGCGTGCTGACCTCGTCCCCGGACAGCGGAACCACGGTCACCTGGGAAGTACCCCTCAACGCGGCCACGTGA
- the cydD gene encoding thiol reductant ABC exporter subunit CydD: protein MGPLGALPRLSASARRALMVAGLLSVGNAIALIVQAWALGSALAAVVTHGADPGEISDYLIVLAGAVVARAVLGWATESVSARAAAGAKEELRGLLLDSALRRGPEWIQRRGPAELTALATKGLDALDAYFTKYLPALVTAAVVPPLVGAWILWSDWVSALVIVITVPLIPLFAWLVGKYTEQRTSRAADAVQRLSGQLLELIRALPVLTAFGRARAQGEVVGRVSDSHRRTTVATLRVAFLSALVLELLSSLSVAMVAVGIGLRLVSGDFDLATGLLVLVLAPECYLPLRAAGAAHHASEDGVEAVRRVDEIVSGDADDQRSRPDSGEPRAGELRIAGLRVRRRDGFAPDGLSFTARPGEIVRLEGFDGIGPSGSGKSTTMAVLLGFAEPESGTITCDGVDIAEFAPAEWRRRIAWVPQRPTFSGGTVADELAVATADQPDLSAYVGEALAEAAAAHLRDRRTDELSTGERQRVAVARALLRLRGDARILLLDEPTAHLDTATAHQINTAIRRAADAGATVVLASHRPDAAAERSEQALAAAPAAAPDLPAARGRLRDLLSPRLLFGTGLGALSLLSGLALAATSAWLIARASQQPPILTLSVAVVGVRTFALSRAVLRYVERLVTHDAAFRMSGRMRRRLWDALVRLGPVRTAGLRRGEGIARLVDDVDAVRDLVPRVIFPPLVAVIVMIVAVVVQALVLPEAGALLAVVLLVACFASPFAAVVAERRATTAVAEGRRRVAARVLGLLDGAAELLAFGAHTGQRAELAAEDTRLAARARRAAFGAGAATAVIIVLIGIAVLGGAWLGAAAVSEGRLAPELAPLLGLVPLAVAEAVALLPPAAQQWRSLRAAQNRLEPLLAVSDDVPERKAHTDGEIELAGVDVRWPGAAEPALRGVDVRVPVGTHVAIVGPSGGGKSTLLALLLGFLREESGEARVPRRIGWCPQEPQLVSTTVRENLRMAAPRASDDELIAALRLAGLPDWNDRLDTAVSSTAMSGGEAQRLALARALLVPDAELVLLDEPTAHLDVPTAEALLDRLTHELRGRTLVHVTHRWSEAERADVVLRVENGVVRAEAGQGHAVVG, encoded by the coding sequence ATGGGTCCGCTGGGTGCGCTGCCGCGGTTGTCGGCGTCGGCTCGCCGGGCGCTCATGGTCGCCGGGCTGCTGTCGGTCGGCAACGCGATCGCGCTGATCGTGCAGGCCTGGGCGTTGGGCAGCGCGCTCGCGGCGGTGGTGACGCACGGCGCCGATCCCGGCGAGATCAGCGACTACCTGATCGTGCTGGCCGGTGCCGTGGTCGCGCGCGCCGTGCTGGGGTGGGCGACCGAGTCGGTATCGGCCCGCGCCGCGGCGGGCGCGAAGGAGGAGCTGCGCGGCCTGCTGCTGGACTCCGCTCTGCGCCGCGGCCCGGAGTGGATCCAGCGGCGCGGGCCCGCCGAGCTGACCGCGCTGGCCACCAAGGGCCTCGACGCGCTCGACGCGTACTTCACCAAGTACCTGCCCGCGCTGGTGACGGCGGCCGTGGTGCCGCCGCTGGTGGGCGCCTGGATCCTGTGGTCCGACTGGGTCTCCGCGCTGGTCATCGTGATCACCGTGCCGCTCATCCCGCTGTTCGCCTGGTTGGTCGGCAAGTACACCGAGCAGCGCACCTCGCGGGCGGCCGACGCCGTCCAGCGGCTGTCCGGGCAGCTGCTGGAGCTGATCCGGGCGCTGCCGGTGCTCACCGCGTTCGGCCGCGCGCGGGCCCAGGGCGAGGTGGTCGGCCGGGTCAGCGACTCGCACCGCCGCACCACGGTCGCCACGCTGCGCGTCGCGTTCCTGTCCGCGCTGGTGCTGGAGCTGCTCTCGTCGCTGTCGGTGGCGATGGTGGCGGTGGGCATCGGCCTGCGCCTGGTCTCCGGCGACTTCGACCTGGCCACCGGCCTGCTGGTGCTGGTCCTGGCCCCGGAGTGCTACCTCCCGCTGCGCGCCGCGGGCGCCGCGCACCACGCCAGCGAGGACGGCGTGGAGGCCGTCCGCCGGGTCGACGAGATCGTCAGCGGCGATGCCGACGACCAGCGCTCACGACCGGATTCCGGCGAACCGCGCGCCGGGGAGCTGCGGATCGCCGGGCTCCGGGTGCGGCGGCGGGACGGGTTCGCGCCGGACGGGCTGAGCTTCACCGCGCGGCCGGGCGAGATCGTGCGGCTGGAGGGCTTCGACGGCATCGGCCCCAGCGGCAGCGGCAAGTCCACGACGATGGCGGTCCTGCTCGGCTTCGCCGAACCGGAGAGCGGCACGATCACCTGCGACGGCGTGGACATCGCGGAATTCGCGCCGGCGGAGTGGCGCCGCCGCATCGCCTGGGTGCCGCAGCGCCCGACCTTCTCCGGCGGCACGGTCGCGGACGAACTGGCCGTCGCCACGGCCGACCAGCCGGACTTGTCGGCGTACGTCGGCGAAGCGCTGGCCGAGGCAGCGGCGGCGCACCTCCGGGACCGCCGCACCGACGAGCTGTCGACGGGGGAGCGGCAACGAGTTGCGGTGGCCCGCGCTCTGCTCCGGCTGCGTGGCGACGCGAGGATCCTGCTGCTCGACGAGCCAACCGCGCACCTCGACACCGCCACGGCGCACCAGATCAACACCGCGATCCGTCGCGCCGCCGACGCCGGTGCGACCGTGGTGCTCGCCAGCCACCGGCCGGACGCCGCCGCGGAGCGCTCCGAGCAGGCGCTCGCGGCCGCCCCGGCCGCTGCCCCCGACCTGCCCGCCGCCCGCGGTCGCCTGCGCGACCTGCTGTCACCGCGCCTGCTCTTCGGCACCGGTCTCGGTGCGCTGTCGCTGCTCTCCGGCCTCGCGCTGGCCGCGACCTCGGCCTGGCTGATCGCCCGCGCTTCGCAACAGCCGCCGATCCTCACGCTGTCGGTCGCGGTCGTCGGCGTGCGCACCTTCGCGCTGTCGCGTGCGGTGCTGCGCTACGTGGAACGGCTGGTCACGCACGACGCGGCGTTCCGGATGTCCGGCCGGATGCGCCGTCGGCTGTGGGACGCGCTGGTCCGGCTCGGGCCGGTGCGCACCGCCGGACTCCGCCGTGGTGAAGGCATCGCCCGTCTCGTCGACGACGTCGACGCGGTCCGCGACTTGGTGCCCAGGGTGATCTTCCCGCCGCTGGTGGCCGTGATCGTGATGATCGTGGCGGTCGTGGTGCAGGCGCTGGTGCTGCCCGAAGCCGGTGCACTGCTCGCCGTCGTGCTCCTCGTGGCGTGCTTCGCGAGCCCCTTCGCCGCTGTGGTGGCGGAGCGGCGCGCGACGACGGCTGTGGCCGAAGGACGGCGGCGGGTGGCCGCCCGTGTCCTGGGGCTGCTCGACGGTGCGGCAGAACTGCTCGCATTCGGCGCGCACACCGGACAGCGCGCCGAACTGGCGGCCGAGGACACGCGGCTCGCCGCGCGAGCCCGGCGCGCAGCCTTCGGCGCGGGTGCGGCCACAGCGGTGATCATCGTGCTCATCGGCATCGCGGTGCTCGGCGGCGCGTGGCTCGGAGCGGCGGCGGTGTCCGAAGGCCGCTTGGCGCCCGAACTGGCGCCGCTGCTCGGGCTCGTGCCGCTAGCGGTGGCCGAGGCCGTCGCGCTGCTGCCTCCGGCCGCGCAGCAGTGGCGTTCGCTGCGAGCCGCTCAGAACCGCCTGGAACCGCTGCTCGCGGTGTCCGACGACGTTCCGGAGCGGAAGGCGCACACGGACGGCGAGATCGAGCTCGCCGGCGTCGACGTGCGCTGGCCGGGCGCTGCCGAACCGGCGCTGCGAGGCGTGGACGTGCGTGTGCCGGTCGGGACGCACGTGGCGATCGTCGGGCCTTCCGGCGGCGGCAAGTCGACGCTCCTGGCGCTGCTGCTGGGATTCCTGAGGGAGGAGAGCGGCGAGGCCCGGGTGCCGCGGCGGATCGGCTGGTGCCCGCAGGAACCGCAGCTCGTGTCGACGACCGTGCGCGAGAACCTGCGGATGGCCGCGCCGCGAGCGAGCGACGACGAACTGATCGCGGCGCTCCGGCTGGCCGGGCTGCCGGACTGGAACGACCGGCTGGACACCGCGGTCAGCAGCACCGCGATGTCCGGTGGCGAAGCGCAGCGCCTGGCGCTGGCCCGCGCGCTGCTGGTCCCGGACGCGGAGCTGGTTCTGCTCGACGAGCCGACGGCGCACCTGGACGTCCCGACCGCTGAAGCGCTCCTGGACCGCCTGACGCACGAGCTGCGCGGGCGCACGCTGGTGCACGTGACGCACCGCTGGTCGGAAGCCGAGCGCGCCGACGTCGTCCTGCGCGTGGAGAACGGCGTGGTCCGCGCGGAAGCCGGGCAGGGCCATGCCGTCGTCGGCTGA